The following are encoded together in the Panicum virgatum strain AP13 chromosome 6K, P.virgatum_v5, whole genome shotgun sequence genome:
- the LOC120711637 gene encoding tryptamine benzoyltransferase 1-like: MEVTACTTTMVKPVYTTPHPLAGEKVPLTVFDRAAFNILVPIVLVYPAPAPPSNRALKEGLLRAVAAHPHLAGRLAVDDQGRPFLHLNNEGVLVMEATMLSGDDMEAVLLAGGVVANDHFSELYPPAPKEKIGAPVLHVKFNRYKCGGLIIGMICHHRVADGHAFSTFLAKWATLVRAGHNDDDGDFIAPPPFLDRAATAVPRSPPAPVFDHRAVEFNAGDGHGSRSYAVVPADKVKNLTVTFTAEFVAELKLKARGDGGGGAVRCSTFQCLLAHVWKKVTAARGLSPEEFTQVKVAVNCRGRADPPLPADLFGNMVLWAFPRLEVGELLRSSYGRVVAAIRDTVARVDAEYIQSFVDFGAAADASGEDLAAAAAAAATAAGTVLSPDLEVDSWLGFEFDRADFGTGPPRALLAPDIPVDGLMVFVPSGAARGGVDLFIGLVEGHVEEFRKICYSMD, translated from the exons ATGGAGGTCACGGCCTGTACGACGACGATGGTGAAGCCGGTGTACACCACCCCgcacccgctcgccggcgagaagGTCCCGCTGACCGTCTTCGACCGCGCCGCCTTCAACATCCTCGTACCCATCGTGCTCGTGtaccccgcgccggcgccgcccagcAACCGGGCGCTCAAGGAGGGCCTCCTCAGGGCCGTCGCGGCGCACCCTCACCTTGcgggccgcctcgccgtcgacgaccagGGCCGGCCATTCCTCCACCTCAACAACGAGGGCGTCCTCGTAATGGAGGCGACCATGCTGTCCGGCGACGACATGGAAGCCGtcttgctcgccggcggcgtggttgCAAATGACCACTTCAGCGAGCTATACCCACCGGCCCCGAAG GAGAAAATTGGGGCGCCGGTGCTGCACGTAAAGTTCAACCGCTACAAGTGCGGCGGCCTCATCATCGGCATGATCTGCCACCACCGTGTCGCCGATGGCCACGCCTTTAGCACCTTCCTCGCCAAGTGGGCGACGCTTGTACGAGCGGGCCACaatgacgacgacggcgacttCATCGCTCCGCCGCCCTTCCTCGACCGTGCGGCAACAGCCGTGCCCCgcagcccgccggcgccggtgttCGACCACCGGGCCGTCGAGTTCAACGCCGGGGACGGCCACGGCTCCAGGTCCTACGCCGTCGTCCCCGCGGACAAGGTCAAGAACCTAACGGTGACCTTCACCGCCGAGTTCGTCGCCGAGCTCAAGCTCAaagcgcgcggcgacggcggcggcggcgccgtccggTGCAGCACGTTCCAGTGCCTCCTCGCGCACGTGTGGAAGAAGgtcacggcggcgcggggcctcAGCCCGGAGGAGTTCACGCAGGTGAAGGTGGCGGTGAACTGCAGGGGCAGGGCCGACCCTCCGCTGCCGGCGGACTTGTTCGGCAACATGGTGCTCTGGGCGTTCCCGAGGCTCGAGGTCGGGGAGCTCCTGCGCTCGAGCTACGGCCGCGTGGTCGCCGCGATCCGCGACACCGTGGCGCGCGTCGACGCCGAGTACATCCAGTCCTTCGTCGActtcggggcggcggcggacgcgagcggcgaggacctcgccgcggccgccgccgccgccgccacggcggcgggcacggTGCTGAGCCCGGACCTGGAGGTGGACAGCTGGCTGGGGTTCGAGTTCGACCGGGCGGACTTCGGCACCGGCCCGCCGCGCGCGTTGCTGGCGCCGGACATCCCCGTCGACGGGCTGATGGTCTTCGTGCCGTCgggcgcggcgaggggcggcgtcgACCTGTTCATCGGCCTCGTGGAGGGTCACGTCGAGGAGTTCCGCAAGATCTGCTACTCTATGGATTGA
- the LOC120711638 gene encoding RNA-binding protein L-like: MMPQPQPGVAPHPPQPAPGAPQHWGGVPPPMGPQHQYAPPPPQQAPPPPQMWGQAPPPPPQAVYGQAPPPLQPAYGQAPPPPQAGYYGAPPPAAPAPAGSNEVRTLWIGDLQYWMDENYVYGCFASTGEVQSVKLIRDKHTGQLQGYGFVEFMSRAAAERVLQTYNGTMMPNVELPFRLNWATAGEKRDDSPDYTIFVGDLAVDVTDYILQETFRVHYPSVKGAKVVTDKLTMRSKGYGFVKFGDPNEQARAMTEMNGMLCSSRPMRIGPAANKKATGVQEKVPSAQGVQSDSDPNNTTIFVGGLDPNVTEDMLKQVFIPHGEVVHVKIPVGKRCGFVQYANRSSAEEALVILQGTLIGGQNVRLSWGRSPSNKQVQPQQDSNQWAGANAGYYGYGQGYEAYGYPQSQDPNAYGYGAGAYAGYPNYQQQPVAQQPQQQ; encoded by the exons atgatgccgcagccgcagcccggCGTCGCCCCTCATCCCCCGCAGCCCGCCCCGGGCGCGCCGCAACACTGGGGTGGCGTCCCGCCGCCGATGGGCCCCCAGCACCagtacgcgccgccgccgccccagcaggccccgcccccgccgcagaTGTGGGGCCaggcgcccccgcccccgccacaGGCGGTGTACGGCCAGGCGCCCCCGCCGCTCCAGCCCGCGTACGGGCAGGCGCCTCCCCCGCCGCAGGCCGGGTACTACGgggcgccgccacccgccgcgccggcgcccgccggGTCCAACGAGGTCAGGACGCTGTGGATCGGAGACCTGCAGTACTGGATGGACGAGAACTACGTCTACGGGTGCTTCGCGTCCACAGGGGAG GTACAATCTGTGAAGCTTATTCGTGATAAGCATACTGGACAGCTTCAGGGCTATGGTTTCGTTGAATTCATGAGCCGTGCCGCTGCTGAAAGAGTTCTTCAGACCTACAATGGAACAATGATGCCCAATGTTGAGTTACCATTCCGATTGAATTGGGCCACTGCTGGTGAAAAACGTGATGACTCCCCTGATTATACAATTTTTGTTGGTGACTTGGCTGTTGATGTTACGGATTACATATTACAAGAGACATTCAGGGTGCATTATCCTTCTGTCAAGGGTGCAAAAGTTGTAACAGACAAACTAACTATGCGCTCAAAGGGTTATGGCTTTGTAAAATTCGGTGATCCTAATGAGCAAGCTCGTGCAATGACTGAAATGAATGGAATGCTCTGTTCTTCAAGACCCATGCGTATTGGGCCAGCTGCAAACAAGAAAGCTAcaggtgttcaagaaaaag TACCAAGTGCCCAGGGAGTTCAGTCTGACAGTGACCCTAACAATACAACC ATTTTTGTTGGCGGCCTTGACCCCAATGTCACTGAAGATATGTTGAAACAAGTTTTCATTCCTCACGGAGAAGTGGTCCATGTTAAGATCCCTGTGGGCAAAAGATGTGGTTTTGTTCAATATGCTAACAG ATCCTCTGCAGAGGAGGCGTTGGTAATTCTGCAGGGTACCCTGATTGGAGGGCAGAATGTGAGGCTTTCTTGGGGTCGCAGCCCTTCAAACAAACAAGTTCAG CCTCAACAGGATTCCAACCAGTGGGCTGGGGCTAATGCAGGTTATTATGGCTACGGGCAAGGATATGAGGCATATGGGTATCCTCAGTCTCAGGACCCTAATGCTTATGGTTATGGAGCCGGAGCTTATGCTGGCTATCCAAATTATCAGCAGCAACCAGTGGCACAGCAGCCACAACAACAG TGA